From a single Pseudomonas serboccidentalis genomic region:
- the pnp gene encoding polyribonucleotide nucleotidyltransferase, translated as MNPVIKKFQFGQSTVTLETGRIARQASGAVLVTVDDDVSVLVTVVGAKQADPGKGFFPLSVHYQEKTYAAGKIPGGFFKREGRPSEKETLTSRLIDRPIRPLFPEGFMNEVQVVCTVVSTSKKTDPDIAAMIGTSAALAISGIPFDGPIGAARVAFHESTGYLLNPTYEQQAASSLDMVVAGTSDAVLMVESEAKELTEDQMLGAVLFAHDEFQVVINAVKELAAEAAKPTWTWAPAPEATELLGAIRAEFGEAISQAYTITVKADRYARLGELKDQVVAKLSGEEGQPSAADVKAAFGEIEYRTVRENIVNGKPRIDGRDTRTVRPLNIEVGVLPKTHGSALFTRGETQALVVATLGTARDAQLLDTLEGEKKDPFMLHYNFPPFSVGECGRMGGAGRREIGHGRLARRSVSAMLPAADVFPYTIRVVSEITESNGSSSMASVCGASLALMDAGVPMKAPVAGIAMGLVKEGEKFAVLTDILGDEDHLGDMDFKVAGTAKGVTALQMDIKIKGITEEIMEIALGQALEARLNILGQMNQIIGQSRTELSANAPTMIAMKIDTDKIRDVIGKGGATIRAICEETKASIDIEDDGSIKIFGETKDAAEAARQRVLSITAEAEIGKIYVGKVERIVDFGAFVNILPGKDGLVHISMLSDARVEKVTDILKEGQEVEVLVLDVDNRGRIKLSIKDVAAAKASGV; from the coding sequence GTGAACCCGGTAATCAAAAAATTCCAGTTCGGTCAGTCGACCGTTACCCTCGAGACTGGCCGTATCGCCCGTCAGGCCTCCGGCGCAGTATTGGTCACCGTTGACGACGACGTCAGCGTATTGGTGACCGTAGTCGGTGCCAAGCAAGCCGATCCAGGCAAGGGCTTCTTCCCTCTGTCCGTTCACTACCAGGAAAAGACTTACGCTGCCGGTAAGATCCCTGGCGGTTTCTTCAAGCGTGAAGGCCGTCCTTCCGAGAAAGAAACCCTGACTTCCCGACTGATCGACCGTCCGATCCGTCCGCTGTTCCCAGAAGGCTTCATGAACGAAGTGCAGGTTGTCTGCACCGTCGTTTCCACCAGCAAGAAGACCGATCCGGACATCGCTGCGATGATCGGTACCTCGGCTGCCCTGGCAATCTCGGGCATTCCGTTCGACGGCCCGATCGGCGCCGCTCGCGTTGCTTTCCACGAAAGCACCGGCTACCTGCTGAACCCTACTTACGAGCAGCAAGCTGCTTCGAGCCTGGACATGGTCGTTGCCGGTACTTCGGACGCCGTACTGATGGTTGAATCGGAAGCCAAAGAGCTGACTGAAGACCAGATGCTGGGCGCGGTACTGTTCGCTCACGACGAGTTCCAGGTGGTGATCAACGCCGTTAAAGAACTGGCCGCCGAAGCTGCCAAGCCAACCTGGACCTGGGCTCCTGCTCCAGAAGCCACCGAGCTGCTGGGCGCGATCCGTGCCGAGTTCGGCGAAGCGATCTCCCAGGCTTACACCATCACCGTCAAGGCTGACCGCTACGCGCGTCTGGGCGAGCTGAAAGACCAGGTCGTTGCCAAGCTGTCCGGCGAAGAAGGCCAGCCTTCGGCTGCCGACGTCAAAGCGGCTTTCGGTGAAATCGAATACCGCACCGTTCGCGAAAACATCGTTAACGGCAAGCCACGTATCGACGGCCGCGACACCCGCACCGTACGTCCGCTGAACATCGAAGTCGGCGTTCTGCCGAAGACTCACGGTTCGGCCCTGTTCACCCGTGGCGAAACCCAGGCTCTGGTCGTTGCAACGCTGGGTACTGCCCGTGACGCACAGTTGCTGGACACCCTGGAAGGCGAGAAAAAAGACCCGTTCATGCTGCACTACAACTTCCCTCCGTTCTCGGTGGGCGAGTGTGGTCGCATGGGTGGTGCTGGTCGTCGTGAAATCGGTCACGGCCGTCTGGCCCGTCGTTCGGTTTCGGCTATGCTGCCGGCCGCCGACGTGTTCCCGTACACCATTCGTGTGGTGTCGGAAATCACCGAATCCAACGGTTCGAGCTCGATGGCTTCCGTTTGCGGCGCTTCCCTGGCTCTGATGGACGCTGGCGTTCCAATGAAAGCGCCGGTTGCCGGTATCGCCATGGGTCTGGTTAAAGAAGGCGAGAAGTTCGCCGTCCTGACCGACATCCTGGGTGACGAAGACCACCTGGGCGACATGGACTTCAAGGTAGCCGGTACCGCCAAAGGCGTCACCGCGCTGCAGATGGACATCAAGATCAAGGGCATCACCGAAGAGATCATGGAAATCGCTCTGGGCCAAGCCCTGGAAGCGCGCCTGAACATCCTCGGCCAGATGAACCAGATCATTGGCCAGTCGCGTACCGAACTGTCGGCCAACGCTCCGACCATGATTGCGATGAAGATCGACACCGACAAGATCCGTGACGTTATCGGTAAAGGTGGCGCGACCATCCGTGCGATCTGCGAAGAGACCAAGGCTTCGATCGACATCGAAGACGACGGCTCGATCAAGATCTTCGGCGAAACCAAGGATGCCGCAGAAGCTGCTCGTCAGCGCGTTCTGAGCATCACTGCAGAAGCTGAGATCGGCAAGATCTACGTCGGCAAGGTTGAGCGCATCGTCGACTTCGGCGCATTCGTCAACATCCTGCCGGGCAAGGACGGTCTGGTGCACATCTCGATGCTGAGCGACGCTCGCGTAGAGAAAGTCACCGACATCCTGAAAGAAGGTCAGGAAGTGGAAGTGCTGGTACTGGACGTGGACAACCGCGGCCGTATCAAGCTGTCCATCAAAGACGTGGCAGCTGCCAAGGCTTCGGGCGTTTAA
- a CDS encoding DUF6388 family protein → MTELTQEKRHELALEKYILDVPDLKEEIKDLSPDDQKDQIQWAFEDEAEAQGLQPWELTLKYTSTPEEFEAQRLVLHKEAAEVLGVEWQEYCEMNNLVV, encoded by the coding sequence ATGACCGAATTAACTCAAGAGAAACGTCACGAACTAGCGCTGGAAAAATACATTCTGGACGTTCCGGATCTGAAAGAAGAGATCAAGGACCTGAGTCCTGATGATCAGAAAGACCAGATCCAGTGGGCGTTCGAAGACGAAGCCGAAGCCCAGGGCTTGCAGCCGTGGGAGTTGACGCTCAAGTACACCAGCACCCCTGAGGAGTTCGAGGCGCAGCGTCTCGTGCTGCACAAGGAGGCGGCCGAAGTACTGGGCGTCGAGTGGCAAGAGTACTGCGAGATGAACAATCTCGTCGTGTAA
- the nadC gene encoding carboxylating nicotinate-nucleotide diphosphorylase, translating into MPNLRLADLTAEIEANVRRALLEDVGSGDITAQLIPAERLAKATIITRDDAVICGTAWVDTVFRQLDPRVAVHWQVRDGERVKPNQPLFHLEGPARSLLTGERSALNFLQLLSGVATRAQYLADFVAQTQVKLLDTRKTLPGLRLAQKYAVTCGGCHNHRIGLYDAFLIKENHIAASGGIAQAIAAAHKIAPGKPVEVEVESLEELKEALAAGADIIMLDELSLDDMREAVRLNGGKARLEASGGINESTLLPIAETGVDYISIGAMTKDVKAVDLSMRLSL; encoded by the coding sequence ATGCCGAATCTACGTCTCGCCGATTTGACCGCCGAAATCGAAGCCAACGTGCGCCGTGCGTTGCTCGAAGACGTCGGCAGCGGCGACATCACCGCGCAACTGATCCCCGCCGAACGTCTGGCCAAAGCCACCATCATCACTCGCGACGACGCCGTCATCTGCGGTACAGCGTGGGTCGACACTGTGTTCCGCCAGCTCGATCCGCGCGTCGCGGTGCATTGGCAGGTGCGTGACGGCGAACGGGTCAAACCCAATCAGCCACTGTTTCATCTGGAAGGTCCGGCCCGTTCACTGCTGACCGGCGAGCGCAGTGCGCTGAACTTCCTGCAACTGCTGTCCGGCGTGGCAACACGGGCGCAGTACCTGGCAGACTTCGTGGCCCAGACTCAGGTCAAGCTGCTGGACACCCGCAAAACCCTGCCGGGCCTGCGTCTGGCGCAGAAATACGCGGTGACCTGCGGCGGCTGCCACAACCACCGCATCGGCCTCTACGACGCCTTCCTGATCAAGGAAAACCACATTGCCGCCAGCGGTGGCATCGCGCAGGCCATCGCCGCCGCGCACAAGATCGCGCCGGGCAAACCGGTGGAAGTCGAAGTGGAAAGCCTGGAAGAGCTGAAGGAAGCGCTGGCAGCCGGCGCCGACATCATCATGCTCGACGAACTGAGCCTGGACGACATGCGCGAAGCCGTGCGCCTGAACGGCGGCAAGGCCAGACTGGAGGCCAGCGGCGGCATCAACGAAAGCACGCTGCTGCCGATCGCCGAGACCGGGGTGGACTACATCTCGATCGGCGCGATGACCAAGGATGTGAAGGCGGTGGATCTGTCGATGCGCCTGAGCCTTTAA
- a CDS encoding DUF1631 domain-containing protein, with translation MHNDGNVVPLHKAATDQANHSPLARLPVILLQVRDKAAQRLRHGLQELFDNADDTLFEMADRARNDIEQNIFFEAMRDLRLKRKNIERGFLEQFFEAFVALIQYDAVQHTLPDSLMFEESATRTDDMERNVAVETMVGRVLKRDGFALDQLTERLNALLGKNIDDQYNPLGPAMLCEYFLQAARNLGVEIKVKLILLKLFERYVLADTEPLYAEANQLLIATGVLPELKPAPARRAIERAAASISSEESDEPAHTDEGVQEVFATLQELLLHVRGSVAPTLEPSVATQPISTRDLLRLLSHLQQYVPVLAAQDDFDLRNQLEQLLTRVSVRSGKSRIVDGADEDVINLIAMVFDCILEDRNLPDSLKALIARLQIPMLKVAVLDKSFFSRSSHPARRLLNEIADAAMGWGDCNSEARDSLYLRIEQVVQRLLSDFVDDPAIFCELLADFLAFTSDERRRSELLEQRLRDAEEGRARTELARQRVEQALNQALLGKALPPSVVTFVHDAWSKVLLLTCLKHGEQSAQWQADVQTMEQLIWSVQRHDEADAGLRLLALVPGLLKSLRDGLSSAAFDPFATSEFFSELEALHVRMLEPSAEQDTADTAALVEVSQHITLRTADEGSGSLNPTGLAHDDAGLRQVDQLRLGSWVAFEEDDEHTLRCKLAAIIETTGKYVFVDRTGMKVRERSRIGLALEFRRGAVRALDDTLLFDRALESVLGNLRRLNRGK, from the coding sequence ATGCACAACGACGGGAATGTAGTGCCTTTGCACAAGGCTGCTACCGATCAGGCGAATCACTCGCCGCTCGCCCGCCTGCCTGTGATTCTGCTTCAGGTCCGCGACAAGGCGGCCCAGCGACTGCGCCATGGTTTGCAGGAATTGTTCGATAACGCCGACGACACTCTGTTCGAGATGGCCGACCGGGCGCGTAACGACATCGAACAGAACATCTTCTTCGAAGCCATGCGCGATCTGCGCCTCAAACGCAAAAACATCGAACGCGGGTTTCTCGAACAATTCTTCGAAGCCTTTGTTGCCCTCATCCAGTACGACGCCGTACAGCACACGCTGCCCGATTCACTGATGTTTGAAGAGTCGGCTACGCGCACCGATGACATGGAGCGCAACGTCGCGGTCGAGACCATGGTCGGACGTGTGCTCAAGCGTGACGGCTTTGCCCTCGACCAGTTGACTGAGCGGCTCAACGCGCTGCTTGGCAAAAACATCGACGATCAGTACAACCCGCTCGGCCCTGCCATGCTCTGCGAATATTTCCTGCAGGCCGCCCGTAACCTCGGCGTGGAGATCAAGGTCAAGCTGATCCTGCTCAAACTGTTCGAGCGCTATGTGCTGGCCGACACCGAGCCGTTGTACGCCGAGGCCAATCAATTGTTGATCGCCACCGGTGTGTTGCCCGAATTGAAGCCGGCACCGGCGCGCCGTGCGATCGAGCGTGCGGCGGCGAGCATCAGCAGCGAAGAGAGTGATGAGCCTGCGCACACCGACGAAGGCGTGCAGGAAGTCTTCGCGACGTTGCAGGAACTGCTACTGCATGTGCGCGGCAGTGTCGCCCCGACCCTGGAACCGAGCGTTGCGACGCAGCCGATCAGCACCCGCGACCTGCTGCGCCTGCTCTCGCACCTGCAGCAATACGTCCCGGTACTGGCGGCGCAGGACGACTTCGATCTGCGCAACCAGCTCGAACAATTGCTGACCCGGGTCAGCGTCAGGAGCGGCAAGTCGCGCATCGTTGACGGCGCCGACGAGGACGTGATCAACCTGATCGCCATGGTCTTCGATTGCATCCTTGAGGACCGCAACCTGCCAGATTCGCTCAAGGCGCTGATCGCCCGTCTGCAGATTCCGATGCTCAAAGTGGCGGTGCTCGACAAGAGCTTCTTCAGCCGCAGCAGCCACCCGGCGCGGCGCCTGCTCAATGAGATCGCCGATGCGGCCATGGGCTGGGGCGATTGCAACAGCGAGGCGCGCGACAGTCTGTATCTGCGCATCGAGCAAGTGGTGCAGCGCTTGCTGAGCGACTTTGTCGACGATCCGGCGATCTTCTGCGAATTGCTCGCTGACTTTCTGGCCTTCACCAGCGATGAGCGTCGGCGCAGTGAATTGCTTGAGCAGCGTTTGCGCGATGCCGAAGAGGGGCGGGCGAGAACCGAACTGGCCCGCCAGCGAGTCGAGCAGGCGTTGAATCAGGCGTTGCTGGGTAAAGCCCTGCCGCCATCGGTGGTGACGTTTGTGCACGATGCCTGGAGCAAGGTGCTGTTGCTGACATGCCTCAAGCATGGCGAGCAGTCCGCCCAATGGCAGGCCGATGTGCAGACCATGGAGCAACTGATCTGGAGCGTGCAGCGGCATGACGAGGCGGATGCGGGCCTGCGTTTGCTGGCGCTGGTTCCGGGCTTGCTCAAGTCACTGCGCGATGGCCTGAGCAGTGCGGCGTTCGATCCATTCGCCACCAGCGAATTTTTCAGCGAACTGGAAGCGCTGCATGTACGGATGCTCGAACCCTCTGCCGAGCAGGATACGGCCGACACCGCGGCGTTGGTCGAGGTGTCGCAGCACATTACTCTGCGCACGGCCGACGAGGGCTCAGGCAGCCTGAACCCGACAGGTCTTGCCCATGATGACGCGGGTTTGCGGCAGGTGGATCAATTGCGCCTGGGCAGTTGGGTCGCGTTCGAGGAAGACGACGAACACACCCTGCGCTGCAAGCTGGCAGCGATCATCGAAACCACTGGCAAGTACGTGTTTGTCGACCGTACCGGAATGAAAGTACGGGAGCGCAGCCGCATTGGCCTGGCCCTGGAGTTCCGCCGCGGTGCGGTGCGGGCGCTGGACGATACCTTGCTGTTCGACCGGGCGCTGGAGTCGGTGCTCGGCAATCTGCGGCGACTCAATCGCGGCAAGTGA
- the ampD gene encoding 1,6-anhydro-N-acetylmuramyl-L-alanine amidase AmpD, protein MQLDPASGWCQGVQVCPSPNFNERPAGEISLLVIHNISLPPAQFATGKVQAFFQNRLDVTEHPYFAGIADLRVSAHFLIERDGTVTQFVSCLERAWHAGVSMFEGRETCNDFSVGIELEGTDDLPFTDAQYQALITLTRQLQAAFPAITGARICGHSDIAPGRKTDPGPAFDWARYRAALAQEEGQ, encoded by the coding sequence ATGCAGTTGGATCCCGCTAGCGGGTGGTGTCAGGGGGTGCAGGTCTGCCCATCGCCCAACTTCAATGAGCGCCCTGCGGGCGAAATTTCCCTGTTGGTGATTCACAACATCAGTCTGCCACCGGCGCAGTTCGCCACCGGCAAGGTGCAGGCATTTTTTCAGAACCGTCTGGATGTCACCGAGCATCCCTATTTTGCAGGGATCGCCGACCTGCGCGTCTCGGCGCATTTTCTGATCGAACGTGACGGCACCGTCACCCAGTTTGTCTCCTGTCTTGAGCGGGCGTGGCATGCTGGCGTGTCGATGTTTGAAGGCCGCGAAACCTGTAACGATTTTTCCGTGGGCATCGAGCTCGAAGGTACCGATGATCTGCCCTTTACCGATGCGCAGTATCAGGCGTTGATCACGCTGACTCGTCAGCTGCAAGCAGCATTTCCGGCTATCACCGGCGCCCGTATCTGCGGGCACAGCGACATCGCACCCGGGCGCAAGACCGATCCTGGCCCGGCATTCGACTGGGCGCGTTACCGCGCCGCCCTGGCACAAGAGGAAGGACAATGA
- the ampE gene encoding regulatory signaling modulator protein AmpE, which translates to MSFLVLLLAVWIEKFSALRHRVQRDGGWIRELHKLETSARLAKRPWWVLTILVLLPVALLGLLLLVLEPVAYGLLALPVHLLVVIYALGRGDLLGGLGPFRDAWRREDLQAAAHVAKRDLDICADSGEQLLDRVQGHLLWEAYQSFFAVIFWYFALGPVAALAYRLLALAQEHGQNPALVERAGQLRHAFDWVPVRLLSASFALVGNFVAVSRVMLHELLNWNISAAQLINKVGLAAGEIPPPVVGPEGINTLDCLWELLLRAAVLWYAGFALWTVLVH; encoded by the coding sequence ATGAGTTTTCTGGTGTTACTGCTGGCGGTCTGGATCGAGAAATTCTCGGCCCTGCGCCATCGGGTTCAACGCGATGGCGGATGGATCCGCGAACTGCACAAACTCGAAACCAGCGCGCGTCTGGCCAAGCGGCCATGGTGGGTGCTGACCATTCTGGTGTTGCTGCCGGTGGCGCTGCTCGGCTTGTTGCTGCTGGTGCTGGAACCCGTGGCGTACGGCTTGCTGGCCTTGCCGGTGCACTTGCTGGTGGTGATTTACGCCTTGGGCCGCGGTGATCTGCTCGGTGGTCTCGGGCCGTTTCGTGACGCCTGGCGCCGCGAAGACCTGCAAGCCGCCGCGCATGTGGCCAAGCGTGACCTGGACATCTGCGCCGACAGCGGCGAACAGTTGCTGGATCGGGTCCAGGGTCACCTGTTGTGGGAGGCCTATCAGAGCTTCTTCGCGGTGATCTTCTGGTACTTCGCGCTCGGTCCGGTGGCGGCGCTGGCCTATCGCTTGCTGGCCTTGGCGCAGGAGCATGGCCAGAATCCTGCCTTGGTGGAAAGGGCGGGGCAGTTGCGCCATGCCTTCGACTGGGTGCCGGTGCGCCTGCTCTCCGCCAGTTTCGCCCTGGTCGGCAACTTCGTCGCGGTCAGCCGGGTGATGTTGCACGAGCTGCTGAACTGGAACATCAGCGCTGCACAACTGATCAACAAGGTCGGGCTGGCAGCCGGCGAGATTCCGCCGCCGGTGGTCGGGCCTGAAGGCATCAACACCCTCGATTGCCTGTGGGAACTGCTGCTGCGCGCGGCGGTGCTGTGGTATGCCGGGTTTGCCTTGTGGACTGTGCTGGTTCACTGA
- a CDS encoding methyl-accepting chemotaxis protein produces MSATSLEVARSAAAAVSSAHSVNDETVSGRTLVESQQGSIAALASEIDQSVRVINQLASDSQSISRVLEVIKSIAEQTNLLALNAAIEAARAGEQGRGFAVVADEVRTLAKRTQQSTEEIEQMIARLHGGVGAAVKAMGVSHQMASGTVGQSEKVQQALENILGAVGMIVDQNQQIAAAVEQQTAVAHDIDQNIVEINRAGERTAQGAYQTEEASRALSAQVVELKQLISAFRV; encoded by the coding sequence ATGTCGGCGACCTCGCTGGAAGTGGCGCGCAGCGCGGCGGCCGCGGTGAGCAGCGCCCACAGCGTCAACGATGAAACCGTCAGCGGTCGCACACTGGTGGAGTCGCAGCAGGGCAGCATTGCCGCGTTGGCCAGCGAGATCGATCAGTCAGTGCGAGTGATCAACCAACTGGCCAGTGACAGTCAGTCGATCAGCCGCGTACTGGAAGTGATCAAGAGCATCGCCGAGCAAACCAATCTGCTGGCGCTCAACGCCGCCATCGAAGCGGCCCGCGCCGGTGAGCAGGGTCGTGGCTTCGCCGTGGTCGCGGACGAAGTGCGTACTTTGGCCAAACGCACCCAGCAATCGACCGAAGAGATCGAGCAGATGATTGCCAGGCTGCACGGTGGGGTCGGCGCAGCGGTGAAAGCCATGGGCGTCAGCCATCAGATGGCCAGCGGCACGGTCGGGCAGTCGGAAAAGGTCCAGCAGGCGCTGGAAAACATTCTGGGGGCGGTGGGCATGATCGTCGATCAGAACCAGCAGATCGCCGCTGCCGTGGAACAACAGACCGCCGTGGCGCACGATATCGACCAGAACATCGTCGAGATCAACCGCGCCGGCGAGCGCACGGCCCAAGGCGCGTATCAGACGGAGGAGGCCAGCCGCGCGTTGTCGGCGCAGGTGGTGGAGCTCAAGCAACTGATCAGCGCATTCCGCGTCTGA
- a CDS encoding TatD family hydrolase: protein MELIDSHTHLDFPDFDADRSALLAESRALGVRRMVVLGVHEGNWQRVWDLVQSDADLFAAFGLHPVYLDQHRPQDLTALGDWLTRLRGHRQLCAVGEIGLDYFIETLDRERQQALFDAQLQLAADFELPALIHVRRSHAAVIATLKRFKLKRAGIIHAFAGSREEAREYIKLGFKLGLGGAPTWPQALRMHRVLADLPLESVVLETDSPDMAPAMFPGQRNSPAHLPAICTALAELMKTSPDQLAASSTANCCEVFGW, encoded by the coding sequence GTGGAGCTGATCGACAGCCACACCCACCTCGACTTCCCCGACTTCGACGCCGATCGTTCGGCGTTGCTCGCCGAAAGCCGTGCGCTCGGCGTGCGGCGGATGGTGGTGCTGGGGGTCCATGAGGGTAACTGGCAACGGGTGTGGGATCTGGTGCAGAGCGACGCCGATCTGTTCGCAGCATTCGGTCTGCACCCGGTGTATCTCGATCAGCATCGCCCGCAGGACCTGACCGCGCTGGGCGACTGGCTGACGCGCCTGCGCGGCCATCGACAGTTATGCGCGGTGGGCGAGATCGGCCTGGATTACTTCATCGAAACCCTCGACCGCGAACGCCAGCAGGCGCTGTTCGACGCGCAGCTGCAACTGGCGGCGGATTTCGAACTGCCGGCGCTGATTCACGTACGCCGCAGCCACGCGGCGGTGATCGCCACGCTCAAGCGCTTCAAGCTCAAACGTGCCGGCATCATCCACGCCTTCGCCGGCAGCCGCGAAGAGGCGCGCGAATACATCAAACTCGGTTTCAAACTGGGGCTGGGTGGTGCGCCGACCTGGCCGCAGGCGTTGCGCATGCATCGGGTGCTGGCGGATCTGCCGCTGGAGTCGGTCGTGCTGGAAACCGATTCGCCGGACATGGCGCCAGCGATGTTTCCCGGCCAGCGCAACAGCCCCGCTCACCTGCCGGCGATCTGCACGGCGCTGGCTGAATTGATGAAAACCAGTCCAGATCAACTGGCCGCCTCAAGCACTGCCAACTGCTGCGAAGTATTCGGCTGGTAA
- the cra gene encoding catabolite repressor/activator has translation MKLSDIARLAGVSVTTASYVINGKAEQQRISNATVERVRTVVEQHGFTPNPQAAGLRSRHTRTLGFILPDLENPSYARIAKLLEQGARARGYQLLIASSDDAPDSERQLLQLFRARRCDALIVASCLPAGDDSYRQLQAKGLPIIAIDRVMEPEHFCSVISDDREASLHLTQSLLDPQPKQIVLLGARPELSISQERAAGFKQALVDFKGEVLIEHAESFSRECGKQLMEELLQRLGHLPDALVTTSYVLLQGVFDALHDFPLKSRPLRLGTFGDTQLLDFLPLPVNAMAQQHQLIADKALELALAAVEQSEYKPGVQAIARTFKQRIHRD, from the coding sequence TTGAAACTCAGTGATATCGCGCGGTTGGCCGGAGTGTCCGTGACCACCGCCAGCTACGTCATCAACGGCAAGGCCGAACAGCAACGCATCAGCAACGCCACGGTCGAGCGGGTGCGTACGGTCGTCGAACAACACGGCTTCACGCCCAACCCGCAAGCGGCCGGGCTGCGCAGTCGGCACACCCGTACCCTAGGGTTTATCCTGCCGGACCTGGAAAACCCCAGTTACGCGCGAATCGCCAAACTGCTGGAGCAAGGTGCGCGGGCGCGTGGCTATCAGTTGCTGATCGCCAGCTCCGACGATGCGCCGGACAGCGAGCGCCAGTTGCTGCAACTGTTCCGCGCCCGCCGCTGCGATGCACTGATCGTCGCCAGTTGCCTGCCGGCCGGTGACGACAGCTACCGCCAGTTGCAGGCCAAGGGTTTGCCGATCATCGCCATCGACCGGGTCATGGAACCGGAGCATTTCTGCTCGGTTATCAGTGACGACCGCGAAGCCAGCCTGCACCTGACCCAGAGCCTGCTCGACCCACAGCCGAAGCAGATCGTGCTGCTCGGTGCGCGCCCGGAACTGAGCATCAGCCAGGAACGTGCCGCCGGCTTCAAACAGGCCCTCGTCGACTTCAAAGGCGAAGTGCTGATCGAGCACGCCGAATCGTTCAGCCGCGAGTGCGGCAAGCAGTTGATGGAAGAACTCCTGCAGCGTCTGGGGCATTTGCCGGACGCGCTGGTCACCACGTCTTACGTGCTGCTGCAGGGCGTGTTCGATGCGCTGCATGATTTCCCGCTCAAATCCCGGCCACTGCGCCTCGGCACCTTCGGTGACACGCAGTTGCTCGACTTCCTGCCGCTGCCGGTCAACGCCATGGCCCAGCAGCACCAGTTGATCGCCGACAAGGCGCTGGAGCTGGCACTGGCCGCCGTCGAGCAATCCGAATACAAGCCCGGCGTGCAGGCCATCGCCCGTACCTTCAAGCAGCGTATTCACCGGGACTGA